The segment gaactgctttgctttatcttggccaggtcgcaattgtaaatgagaacgtgttctcaatttgcctacctggttaaataaaggttaaataaaaaataaaaaataaaaaaaatgtataatatgCCTACCCCTAATGTATTATCAGGCTATAGCATTGAGGCCTATAGAGCCTACCAAACTAATTCAATAGACGTTTTACTGTCAAATGTATACAGTGCAAGGCCGACAGGGATCTATGAAGTGTCAACTTCAACCCTAACTTCCTGGGTGGTATAATTCGTCTGTAGGTTAATTTTATGCATTTTTATAGGCTATATGTTTTTATCCATCAATTCTTGAAAACAATCATGTTCTTACCGTAACACCTGTTTTTCTTAAATGTTCGCAATGGACAATTTTCTTTGATTCGAAGCAGACACGCTCCGTGTTTTCTTCTAGCTGGGGCAGCTGCCATATTCTCCTTCTCTTGTCCCTTCACTTCGATAACTTTAGTGGTAAATACCCCTGGGGTACAGATGAGATAGGCCTACTTTGAAACTGACGTGCAAGGGGTTGCTTTCTTGTAATTCCGAACCCAGACTTCCCTGTGGCCAGACCAATAAATACACGAAAAGTTTGGTTAGACGTGAACAATTTTTGACCACCGACAAAAATAGCCCGTTAGTCGAAAAGTGTAGTCCTACGTCATAGGCTCGATGTTATGACgccttcaaaacaactgggaactcgggaaaaaacgagctccgactgggaaaaaatTATTTGAACGGTCATCTAACTCGGAATTACAACTCGGGAACTCGAGTCTCTTTAGAGCTCCCGACTTGCTGACCTGAAGATCCCTGAAGTCATGAGTTAACCTCgtatttttccgagttcccagttgttttgaacaaggCAATATGTTACGTTCATtaccaagtgggaaggtggtgATTACTAGTGGTGACGTtgtaaataccagttggatgcCTTGAACTCGTTGACAAACGCCGGATagctaatggccaacaagctgcgTCAACTATAAACTAAAAGTGCAGCTATCATACTtgtaaacaaattatagttttcaAAAAACACATCAATAGATTGcttttttataaataatgttttgttacaTTTAACTGCCGAAAATCCTGTTATCAAGGTCATTTCCTTTAGTAGGTgaggtcagcatgtgggagaagtcTGCGATCAGGGGTGATAGATGAGTTTCCCACATATAGAGTCCTCTAGTGCCCAAAAGCaagttttagcatgggcagcaccattaggattttcaccattttgaagtagtcaactgggtgggacttcctactGGTTAAGGAAAGATGATATATttccatccaggtcatcaggagggatcagccaattaattacacttgtgagcaaacattccataactgcaggtggcaaTAAATCGCCAAACTTggcgtggtcccgtgtggctcagttggtagagcatggcgcttgcaacgccagggttgtgggttcaattcccacggggggaccagggttcaattcccacggggggaccaggatgaatatgtatgaactttccaatttgtaagttgctctggataagagcgtctgctaaatgacttaaatgtaaatgtaaaatgtttatacctgttcaaacaacacactccaaggcatgtatgcaccctttcagtttgtttaccaactcttagtagaagaaaatgtacttcttcaaaatggagatggcctcaatggcacAGCGCATGCTCTCACAGAAGCCAAAATCTGACCGATACAATGTTGCGTCCTCTATCGATCTCTATGGTTTTCCACTAGTAATTACGAGTTGGAGGGGTGTTCAAGTGGATCTCTCCCAGTCGTTTGTGATaaataccaccttcccacttggcTACGAACACAGCAATAACACAGTCAGAAAacaggtgcccatttcaaacaacTGTAATGCACAAAAGTCTACCTTAAATGCTTGTTCATTTTTATTGGTCACTAAAAGGCTTTCAAAACAATAGAAATGTCAGCTTCACAAATGAAAGGCCAATAAAAACATCACTGTAAAAATCAGATTTCATACATAACATTTTAAAATACAGTAACAACTCCATTCACCCTTACAGGGCTGTGTATTGTGAAAGGATTAGTTTTCAGAGATAAAGGCATGGAGGTTGGGCCACCTGGGCAGGTAGGTACTTGTTGGATTTCTATAAGGTCACTGACattttggggaggggggggggggcacaaaatGCTGTGAAATGGTTCTCAATGTCAAAATCTTTGTACTAAATCAATTCTTTCATTTATTTGTTAGCTGTTATGACATTGCTTATGTGTGGATGTCCTTTTAAAAGGCAATACAGTCATGAAGATGAGACTAAATGTCCACTCAGTAGTCGATGACCTTTTCACAGAACATGATTGGTTATATTGAACATTTTCAAGAGGAAATTGACTAAGAAGTCTATAGCAAGTCTCAGTTTCTCTAAATGTCCCAAATGTCAATGTAATTGTTATTAGCTTGTAATACCAGATTCATAACCAAatgcaatacagtagagtacagatatACTTGTCAAACAGTACAGTTCAGCAAACTATTTTTCTGCAACAGGCCTAGCTAGATATTTCTGAGGAAAACAGTGGTTTGGTTATTTTCAAAACTTCCAAGTGGCACAATTCTGTGTGGATCTACAAACTCTTTGCATTGAGACAATTGTGATTTCAACATTATTCCATGGTACTTAGCTGTCAATTAGCAAATCTTCTACAGAATACATTCTACTGTTTCACTAGTGACGGTATAATGCCATGCAAGAAGATGAATTATTACGTAGAAACTTTCTCCAATAACTGTTTGTACATGCTCTATCACTGACTACCACTGCCCAGTCTATTCTACACATCATCAATGTGGTTTAATCACACTAGCACGATCCACTACCGTTTACATAGTAACCATTTGAAAGTTAAATTCCACCAGTAGGTAAAACAAATCCTGTCCCTCTTCCCCATCCTTCCATTCCTTCGGTCTTTACTCCATCCCCCTATCCCCAGAACCTCTGGCGGGAGGCTGGGGGTTGGTCTTGTTGGTGAATCACATTCTGGGCAAAGATGGTGCCCCCAGCATCCATGGTGAAGATGAAGTAGAGATTGGCACCCAGCATGGCCACGGTGGGCAGGAAGGACAGGCCGAAGCCAAAGCCCCGAACACTGCTGCCCAGTGCAGCTGCTACCCAGTACATCAGCCTGGCACAGAAGAGAGATGGACATTAGACAGATGCAGTCATTTCTATAGTCTGCCCAGACTGTATTAAATTGAGATCACATGTCATATAGGGTTATGACTGACTGGGCACTGAAATTGGACAACAGATTTCACTGCATCtctctggtgtatgtgacaaaataaatgtttttttgcattgttgtttctTTACCTGCCGAAGGCGAAGATGATGGTGAGCAGGGGCACCAGTTTGAGCAGGTCCTGGCTCAGGTAGGGCGCCATTACGGCCAGCTGCAGGAAGTAGAGCAGGAAGAGGGTAACGGAGTCATCCACATAGCGCCGGTGCACACCCACCTCCCCGGCCTCCATCTCACACAGCGGCTTCACATCCCCCAACCGCATCCTGGAGACACCCAGCACCATCCAGCCTGGGAGGACAACACAAGTGTTGGCTTGTGATGGTAGTGTTGTTGTTCAACCCACCTTGCTGTTCACACCGGAGTAATTCTGGTAAAGAACATATGCTGAATGACCAATGAGCCACTCACCCAGTATGATGGGCACCACAGCGAAGACAGAGCAGCGCAGTGTGTAGACCAGCCTGAGGGGGGCACTGTCCAGCAGGGGGGCATCAAAAGGCAGGAAGACATAACCCCCCCACACTAGGAGGGGGAAAATCAGAGCTGCAGTGAACACAGACACCCCCACTTTGAGAGCATCCCTGTTGGCACAGTCACACCCACCTGGAGGGTAAAGGAAAGGAGAGACTATTAGTCTTTCTGCCCTCTGAAGTAAAAGAAAGCTAACAGAAACATTAACACCTTCTAGATCAGATTACCACAAAATAAGGGAGGAGTGGAAGGATGAATTTGCACTCACAAAACTATTTGAGCAGAGCCACAGTGGCTGAATGaacaagggagagaagagaaagacagacagagagaaagaggttggAGGTCAAAAGACAGAAAGATGAAATGTTGGTGCATCTCTTTACATTTTGAGGACCCCCCCCCCACTGGCCAGTCGTGGTAGTAGCCATCAGGTGGGGTTCCCTGGGGAACGAGGAGGAGACTCTTCTCTGCGTCCACATCCCAGAATGCCTCCCTTTCTCTGGGAGATGTCGGAGCACTAGAGGAGTGTAGGATGGTGACAGATGGGTTGAAGACCTGTGCTGCCTTCTCTGGCAAAGAGTTCATACCATCTtccacctctatctctacctgCACCTTCTTCCCACTCTTACACAGCCCTGGGTGctgcacctctctctccatccattcttCCCCCGTTCTCATTCTCTCCACTCCCAAACCCagccctctctcgccctccatcCGGCTTCCTCCTCCTTGAAGAGAGGTGCACATGGAGTGcacgctcctcctctctccctcagggtcatccccctttccccttcccttATCTTCTTTCACAGTCAATGCACTTCCGTTCTTTGTTGCTTTCTCTACATCCCTGTCACCCGGCCACTGCAGAGTGGTAGGCTCCAATTTAGCCGAGCTAACCATttcgtcttcctcctccaccactccTTCCCTTCCCAATTCTTTAATCACCTTCTCCCCCTCTGCCCCCCATGTTGGGGTTTGGGGTTCAGCAGTCACCCCGCTGGTTTTGGAGGGTCTGTCTTCTAGCAGCTCCAGGTTTGACCGTAGGATCTCAGACATAGTTTTTTTTTAGGTATTCAGTGTCTCCAGACTTCGTCAGTAAGTCTATGCTTGATTGAGTGTTTTTACTTTGACTGAAGTTGTATCACATTGTCTGTTTCTTTCTTTGTGTCCCAGCTCTATTAGTTTGATGGTAAACAGCTCTTCACCTACAAAGAATAGTACATTTTACAGATTGCACATTCTATAGGTCATACATGTCTTCCCACGCAATGATGCCCCAAAACCGACAAGCTGTAACTTCAGACAGCATTCTAGTGTCATTAATCATCAAACAATAGTCTCTAAAGTTGAAAATTTTCCACGACAGTTGAGGTAAGCCAAGAACGATGAAACAATTAGAATCCCTCCCTGTCCGTTGCAAACAAAGCTCCGCCCAATGCATCTCATTATGGCCTGTGCTGTTTGAGTAGTCTAAGAAAATAAAGGCCCTATTTACGCATGACTACCAAAGAAAATACGCTTGCAATATTAAACCACTAAATAGAATATTGTTGACATACAAATAGCGTTGTAAAGTTCCCTGAATGTGTTAACTGCCCAGACAAACGTAGTACGCAGACCTTCAAAGCGCACTCCATATCACAACACGGAAGTTTCTCATACCAGCGCATTAGATAAAATGTTGGACTTTCCGACCACGTAAGAAGACCGCTAGCTATACAAAGCTGGAAAATACAGctgaaaaaatataaaaatgtaataCTCACCCAACCTTTGGGCTTATCAAACAACGAGTATGGGAATTTTATGGAATGTCTCTTACATCGTTTTTCCACTTCTGTTGTTATTGTGCAACTTATTTTCAGTGGGTGGAAATTCAGGTGTGGCCAGGTAAATTATTAAAGGGTATGTTCCTACAAAAAAACATTAAAGGAAAAGTACGATAGGAACTATCAGTAGGAAATTATTTAGTTCCTATCAAACTTGTCCTTTAACGTCTTTTAGAAACATACCCTTTAATAATATAATTTTTCTATTTAATCATTTCATGTACAAAAAAACAGTTTCAAGCAGTCTTATATTTATATGTGACTTTCTTGGGGTGAAAATAATTAGTGAGAAATTGTGGATATAGCATACAGTAAATGTTTTGTTTCATGTTATGTGTTGTTATTGCATTGGTGTGTATTTTAATCACTTTCTGTTGGTTACCCTTTCTTGGATCTATTTCCAAAAGCAATATTGGTGGAAACACAGCCCTGTCACTGACAGAATGAAGTATAGATGAACAGAGAAATGAACATGTTGGTGTTATCTACAAGAGGCCTATCATATTTCCTCAATAGATGTTATTTATTTAGTTGCCTAgcatttaaagggatagttcacacaAATCACAAAATTGCAAATTCGTTTCCTTactctgtaagcagtctatggacaaggtgtgACAGCAattcatgctttggtttagtttccctgattgtttccaaatgcatttgtggcacaaatcccatttaaGTCATGAGACCGATATTAGCATTCTTTTGCGCATCATGTTCAAATAATCTATTAGCGACTTTGATAAACTTCAcgatacatatatatttttttttttaatgatttgtAAATTATGCACAGAAAATGCTTATCGGTCCCATGACTttaatgggatttgtgccacaaattctGAAACATTAGCATTTGGAAACAATGCCAGGGAAATAAAACcaaacacaggaggttggtggcaccttaattgtggaggattgctggagcggaataggtggaatgatatcaaatacatcaaaaacatggtttgtcctcccatcagcagcctctactgaaaccaaagcatggattgctgtcatatgttgtccatagactgcttacagggtaaggaaaccaaggGTAAGTCATTTAGTAATTTGTGTGAATTATCCCTTTAAAATAGGCTAATTAGACAATATTCCCGCATATAATACATTTTTTCGGGAAGACATTTTTTTTCTGTATATCTAGACTACTTCATTGAACACAGCCTAGGTCTGCATGGTAATACGATTTTATTGTGGATAGCTTCCAACTACTTTCTCTTCAGATTAATCAAATGCCCCAGCCAAACATTTTCCATACCCATCATGGATCATATACTCGAGGTATTATACATAAATGGCATAATAATTCGTTTGACATTGTATTATAACCTTATGAAACCAGTAGAGGTCACAATAGCGTTAGCTGAACTTTACACACAATGGGGGGCCGAAAGTAAACCGATGACACCagtgatgtatataaaccctggattgctgtgTATTGGCCAGCGAGATGTTTTGAAGCCactggtcggccatattggcactccccagaagaagcagccctccataggaatgaatggaattctgcagtattttaattaaatgtttcaaggaaaAAATACCATGTATTTAAACATTTTGTGTTGTGGGGACTGTAACATTAAAGGGACATTAGAACTTTCTAAAAattatactttaaggaaaatgtttttatatatatttatttatttagctcacAATGTAATTTAAACGTATGCATTAAGGTATATTTCGCatcacccgcaataacatctgcgaaatata is part of the Salvelinus fontinalis isolate EN_2023a chromosome 6, ASM2944872v1, whole genome shotgun sequence genome and harbors:
- the LOC129857640 gene encoding transmembrane protein 79-like; this translates as MSEILRSNLELLEDRPSKTSGVTAEPQTPTWGAEGEKVIKELGREGVVEEEDEMVSSAKLEPTTLQWPGDRDVEKATKNGSALTVKEDKGRGKGDDPEGERRSVHSMCTSLQGGGSRMEGERGLGLGVERMRTGEEWMEREVQHPGLCKSGKKVQVEIEVEDGMNSLPEKAAQVFNPSVTILHSSSAPTSPREREAFWDVDAEKSLLLVPQGTPPDGYYHDWPVGGGSSKCGCDCANRDALKVGVSVFTAALIFPLLVWGGYVFLPFDAPLLDSAPLRLVYTLRCSVFAVVPIILGWMVLGVSRMRLGDVKPLCEMEAGEVGVHRRYVDDSVTLFLLYFLQLAVMAPYLSQDLLKLVPLLTIIFAFGRLMYWVAAALGSSVRGFGFGLSFLPTVAMLGANLYFIFTMDAGGTIFAQNVIHQQDQPPASRQRFWG